A region of Solea solea chromosome 7, fSolSol10.1, whole genome shotgun sequence DNA encodes the following proteins:
- the LOC131462795 gene encoding protein FAM181B: MAVQTAIMNPQFMNFCFPGSVMEYDVEKSLDGSILGEAENDEDYKETTRDLLSFIDSASSNIKLALDKPVKSKRKVNHRKYLQKQIKRCTGIITPGNIAEAPVKRQGSPLVQPSPLQNKTLPKRDGVQANLQSKSLAALFSPVKEIRGEKAKKPPLRHRNLPPSFFTEPANCSKVSSTSGMTLKDLERGNPEAADFFELLGPDYSNMVSDQDLYQNVQLRPQPEMGGLDPVSYDAHHLVSGLLYSEPWTSCSGPSKKPGESLRTGPAQPPVYCQSEAAAAAAAAAAAGPIDDNALCTLTFPNFFTDCSIPQVTYDLSGGYNRANYSSL; encoded by the coding sequence ATGGCTGTTCAGACTGCAATCATGAACCCTCAGTTCATGAACTTCTGCTTCCCTGGGTCTGTGATGGAGTACGATGTGGAGAAGAGTCTGGATGGGAGTATCCTGGGTGAGGCAGAAAACGACGAAGACTACAAAGAGACCACCAGGGACCTGCTGAGCTTCATAGACTCAGCCTCCAGCAACATCAAGCTGGCTCTGGACAAGCCGGTGAAATCCAAAAGGAAAGTCAACCACCGGAAGTATCTCCAGAAACAGATCAAAAGGTGCACTGGCATCATAACACCGGGGAATATAGCTGAGGCCCCAGTGAAGAGGCAGGGCTCCCCTTTAGTCCAGCCCAGCCCTTTACAGAACAAAACTCTACCTAAGCGCGACGGGGTCCAGGCCAATTTACAGAGCAAGAGCTTGGCAGCCCTCTTCAGTCCTGTGAAGGAAATTAGGGGCGAAAAAGCCAAGAAGCCACCACTGAGGCACCGCAATCTGCCCCCCTCTTTCTTCACCGAGCCTGCCAACTGCTCCAAAGTCAGCTCCACGTCTGGGATGACACTGAAGGATTTGGAGCGAGGAAACCCGGAGGCTGCAGACTTCTTCGAGCTCCTCGGGCCAGATTACAGCAACATGGTCAGTGACCAGGacttatatcaaaatgtgcaaCTCCGGCCGCAGCCAGAGATGGGAGGCCTGGATCCAGTGTCTTACGACGCCCACCATTTAGTCAGTGGTCTCCTCTACTCAGAGCCGTGGACTAGCTGCTCTGGACCCTCTAAGAAACCAGGGGAGAGCCTGCGGACGGGCCCAGCCCAGCCTCCTGTCTACTGTCAgtctgaggctgctgctgctgctgctgctgctgctgctgctgggccaATAGATGACAATGCACTGTGCACTTTGACCTTCCCCAACTTCTTCACAGACTGCTCCATACCTCAGGTCACTTATGATTTAAGTGGTGGTTACAACAGAGCTAATTATTCATCTCTATGA
- the ppp5c gene encoding serine/threonine-protein phosphatase 5, with protein sequence MAHRPEYGSKKKMAQGGDDAELLKEKANKYFKDKDYDNAIKYYTDALELNPSNAIYYSNRSLAYLRTECYGYALADATKALEIDKNYIKGYYRRATSNMALGKFKAALKDYDTVVRVRPNDKDARMKYQECNKIVKQKAFERAIASDELKKSVVDSLDIENMTIEDDYVGPKLEDGKVTLKFMKEMMEWFQDQKKLHRKCAYQILVQVKDVLSKLPSLVEITLKETEKITICGDTHGQYFDLLNIFKLNGLPSENNPYLFNGDFVDRGSFSVEVIFTLFGFKLLFPDNFHLLRGNHETDNMNQMYGFEGEVKAKYTGQMFQLFSEVFQWLPLAQCINNKVLVMHGGLFSEDGVTLDDLRKIERNRQPPDSGPMCDLLWSDPQPQNGRSVSKRGVSCQFGPDVTERFLEQNKLDYIVRSHEVKGDGYEVTHSGKCITVFSAPNYCDQMGNKGAYIHFRGSDLKPEFHQFTAVPHPNVKPMAYANTLMQMGMM encoded by the exons ATAAAGACTATGACAATGCTATCAAGTACTACACAGATGCCCTGGAGCTCAATCCATCCAATGCCATCTACTACAGCAACCGAAGCCTGGCATACCTGCGCACAGAGTGCTATGGCTATGCCCTGGCAGATGCTACGAAAGCCTTGGAGATAGACAAAAACTACATCAAAGGATATTACCGCCGTGCCACGTCCAACATGGCACTGGGCAAGTTCAAGGCTGCACTTAAGGACTATGACACG GTAGTAAGGGTTCGACCAAATGACAAGGATGCAAGGATGAAATATCAGGAATGTAACAAGATCGTGAAACAGAAGGCGTTTGAGAGAGCCATCGCCAGCGATGAGTTAAAAAAGTCTGTCGTTGATTCTTTGGACATTGAAAACATGA CTATTGAGGATGACTACGTAGGCCCCAAACTTGAAGATGGAAAAGTCACATTGAAGTTCATGAAGGAGATGATGGAATGGTTCCAAGACCAGAAGAAACTGCACAGGAAGTGTGCTTATCAG atTTTGGTACAAGTTAAAGATGTTCTATCAAAGCTACCAAGTCTTGTTGAGATCACATTAAAGGAG acagaaaaaataaCCATTTGTGGCGACACCCATGGGCAGTACTTCGACCTCCTCAACATCTTCAAGTTAAACGGCTTACCCTCAGAGAACAACCCCTAC CTGTTCAATGGAGACTTTGTGGATCGCGGCTCTTTCTCTGTTGAGGTCATTTTCACCCTCTTTGGTTTCAAGTTGCTCTTCCCCGACAACTTCCACTTGCTTAGAG GTAATCATGAGACAGACAATATGAACCAAATGTACGGATTTGAAGGGGAGGTCAAGGCCAAGTACACAGGCCAGATGTTCCAGCTGTTCAGTGAGGTCTTCCAGTGGCTGCCTCTGGCCCAGTGTATCAACAACAAAGTACTG GTTATGCACGGTGGGCTGTTCAGTGAAGATGGCGTCACATTGGATGACCTCAGGAAGATTGAAAGAAACAGACAACCTCCTGACTCAG gtcCAATGTGTGACCTTCTCTGGTCAGATCCACAGCCTCAG AATGGCCGGTCGGTCAGCAAACGTGGTGTGAGTTGTCAGTTTGGGCCAGATGTGACCGAGCGCTTCCTCGAACAGAACAAGCTTGACTACATTGTGCGGAGTCATGAGGTCAAAGGTGATGGCTATGAGGTTACTCACTCAGGGAAGTGCATCACGGTTTTCTCAGCTCCAAACTACTG TGACCAGATGGGAAACAAAGGAGCGTATATCCACTTCAGGGGATCAGACCTCAAGCCAGAATTCCACCAGTTCACTGCTGTG CCTCATCCGAATGTCAAGCCCATGGCGTACGCCAACACGCTAATGCAGATGGGGATGATGTAG
- the prcp gene encoding lysosomal Pro-X carboxypeptidase → MMAGVRAEVLPRVTAACVLTLWFSCSHVIALKSQLFTRLGVSPSSTKTPINYQTLYFNQKIDHFGFLEDGTFKHRYLVADEHWKQPGGPILFYTGNEGDITWFCNNTGFMWEIAEELGAMLVFAEHRYYGESLPFGQDSYSDSKHLNFLTSEQALADFAVLIENLKSSLPGAQHSPVIALGGSYGGMLSAWFRMKYPNVVVGALASSAPIWQFPGMVPCGDFYRVVTQDFARSGYNCDASIRKSWKAINNISSTASGLQWLSEEFSLCSPLKSKSDAVGFKNWLQETWVNLAMVDYPYEANFLQPLPRWPIQVVCKYLGFDSAVSDDQLLHGVAQAAKVYYNYTGSSPCLNTSQTATGSLGFLGWTYQACTEMVMPMCTDGVQDMFEPEEWNFQAFSDECNAMFGIRPRADWAGVVYGGKNLASHSNIIFSNGGLDPWSAGGVTFNITDSLVSVMIPEGAHHLDLRYSNDADPPSVRAARALVVKYFREWIKQG, encoded by the exons ATGATGGCCGGAGTCAGGGCAGAGGTTCTGCCCAGAGTCACCGCCGCCTGCGTCCTGACGCTGTGGTTCAGCTGTTCACACGTGATCGCGCTCAAATCACAACTTTTCACCAGGCTCGGCGTTTCACCTTCTTCCACTAAGACCCCCATCAACTATCAAACACTTTACTTTAACCAGAAG attGATCATTTTGGATTCCTGGAGGATGGCACGTTCAAACACAGATACCTTGTGGCCGACGAGCACTGGAAACAGCCCGGCGGACCCATTTTGTTCTACACCGGCAATGAGGGCGACATCACCTGGTTCTGCAACAACACA GGCTTCATGTGGGAGATTGCGGAGGAGTTGGGCGCCATGCTGGTTTTTGCAGAGCATCGTTACTATGGAGAGTCGCTGCCATTTGGACAAGACTCTTACAGC GACAGCAAACACTTGAACTTCCTGACCTCAGAACAGGCCCTGGCAGATTTCGCAGTGCTGATTGAAAACCTGAAGAGCTCTTTACCTGGAGCTCAGCACAGCCCTGTCATCGCTCTCGGAGGTTCCTATGGAGGGATGCTCTCCGCCTGGTTCCGGATGAAATACCCCAATGTTGTTGTTGG AGCTCTGGCTTCCTCTGCTCCAATATGGCAGTTCCCTGGTATGGTGCCATGTGGAGACTTCTACAGAGTTGTCACTCAGGACTTTGCCAGAAGTGGCTACAACTGTGATGCCAGCATCAGAAAGTCATGGAAGGCCATTAATAACATTTCTTCCACTG CCTCTGGTCTTCAGTGGCTGTCAGAAGAGTTCAGTTTATGTTCTCCACTCAAAAGCAAGAGCGACGCTGTCGGCTTCAAGAACTGGCTCCAGGAGACGTGGGTGAACCTGGCGATGGTGGACTATCCCTACGAAGCTAATTTCCTCCAGCCGCTGCCTCGCTGGCCGATCCAG GTGGTGTGCAAGTATCTCGGTTTTGACTCCGCCGTGTCCGACGACCAGCTGCTGCACGGTGTCGCCCAAGCAGCAAAGGTCTACTATAACTACACTGGCAGCTCTCCCTGCCTGAACACGTCTCAGACAGCCACTGGCAGCCTGGGCTTCCTCGGCTGGACTTACCAG GCCTGCACAGAGATGGTGATGCCCATGTGCACAGATGGCGTCCAGGACATGTTTGAGCCCGAGGAGTGGAACTTCCAGGCCTTCTCTGATGAGTGCAATGCAATGTTTGGCATCAGGCCGCGAGCCGACTGGGCAGGCGTCGTCTACGGAGGGAAGAACCTCGCCTCCCACAGCAACATCATCTTCAG TAACGGAGGACTGGATCCGTGGTCGGCAGGTGGAGTGACTTTCAACATAACAGATTCCCTGGTTTCTGTCATGATTCCTGAAGGAGCTCATCACCTGGACCTGCGCTACAGCAATGACGCTGACCCCCCCTCTGTCCGCGCGGCCCGAGCGTTAGTGGTGAAGTATTTCCGGGAGTGGATCAAGCAGGGGTAA